A genomic stretch from Deltaproteobacteria bacterium includes:
- a CDS encoding paraquat-inducible protein A has product MTYNHPLSDASLIACPHCDLLQRLPDLAPGASARCPRCDRELWRRREDSLDRALALALAAAVLLVIANVVPMLGLTVVGRQSYTTVFGGVVQLWNDGRELVAALVLFTAVVAPALQVAFMLAIVLGAQRERPPSWVGTLLRHHPTTCTWSMIEVMMLGVLVALIKIADYAKVIPGLALFVLGALIFLLAAMQAGFDPREVWSRVEWAEARARRKLVGEPMPAATS; this is encoded by the coding sequence GCTCATCGCCTGCCCCCACTGCGACCTGCTGCAGCGCCTCCCGGACCTCGCCCCGGGCGCGTCGGCGCGCTGCCCGCGCTGCGACCGGGAGCTCTGGCGCCGCCGCGAGGATTCGCTCGACCGGGCGCTCGCCCTGGCGCTCGCGGCCGCCGTGCTGCTGGTGATCGCTAACGTCGTTCCGATGCTCGGCCTGACCGTGGTCGGTCGCCAGTCGTACACCACCGTGTTCGGGGGCGTGGTGCAGCTCTGGAACGACGGCCGGGAGCTGGTCGCGGCGCTCGTGCTCTTCACCGCCGTCGTCGCGCCCGCGCTCCAGGTCGCGTTCATGCTGGCGATCGTGCTCGGCGCGCAACGGGAACGGCCGCCGAGCTGGGTCGGGACGCTCCTTCGCCACCATCCGACCACCTGCACCTGGAGCATGATCGAGGTCATGATGCTCGGCGTGCTGGTGGCGCTCATCAAGATCGCGGACTACGCGAAGGTGATCCCCGGCCTCGCTCTGTTCGTGCTCGGGGCGCTCATCTTCCTGCTCGCCGCGATGCAGGCGGGCTTCGACCCCCGCGAGGTGTGGAGCCGGGTCGAGTGGGCGGAGGCGCGCGCCCGTCGCAAGCTCGTCGGCGAACCGATGCCCGCGGCGACGTCATGA